Below is a genomic region from Citrobacter tructae.
GTTTATAAAAAGAGCAATAAAGACCATTGTGAGGCCGTACTGTTGCGGCCCTTTTAGGGATGATAATGACCAATAGCGCATTACCGGCGACATGTACGCCATTTGAACACTGTTTGGGGATCATCCGCCAGGCATCGGTGGAAATCCTGCTGCTGTTAGGCGTGCATGTTGCTGAAGGCAAAGATCCGCGCTGGTTTCTGGAACAGCTCGACCAGGCCCGCCTGAATCTGGGTGGCTGGGCGGCGGTAGCCAGACGATTGCAGATGAACGATGCACAGTTAAGCCAGTTCACCCTGAGATTACGTCATCTTCAGCAGAACGTACCTCAGTATGAAAGTGGTCAGGATGTCAGTGAAAACCAGCTTATTTCTGCGCTGCGTTTTGTCGCCTCTCTGGAGCAGATGCGTCAGCTGCAACCGTTGCTGAACTATCAAACCGATATTGACGCCGGGAGTCCCGAGGCGCAGATGCAGGCACAGCGCCAGCTTCGCGCAATAGAGTTAACGCTGAAAGCCCTCGTTGCGCGGGTATGGCCGGACCAACATCCGCTTAACAGCTTCCTGAAACAACACTTTGGTGCCGATAGGCTGCGCCGCTGGCTTAAGCTTGGCGAGGGGCGTGATGCGCTGGACGGCATGTTGTTTAGCGAACTGGCGCTGATGGTGGTCGATAAGAAACTGTTCGTGCGCCACTTTACCCAGATTTTTAATGACACTTCGGTACTCACGCTGTTTGTCGAACCGCGATTAACGCTGCGTATGTTTCTTGATGACTGCCGACTGGCACGCAATGGCATTATTGCTCAGCAGTCGTTGAGCTCGGTACAGCTGATGCTGCTAAATTATCAGTACCGACAAATCACCCATCCTGTCCAACGGGCGTTTGAAGAGCGGCGTATCCGCATCAACCCTGCATCGTATTTGGAATCTGATGAGAGCCTCATCCGCCAGTTCTGGATAACGGCAAAGCAAAAGGCCGAACAAACCGGGGA
It encodes:
- a CDS encoding STY4199 family HEPN domain-containing protein, which produces MTNSALPATCTPFEHCLGIIRQASVEILLLLGVHVAEGKDPRWFLEQLDQARLNLGGWAAVARRLQMNDAQLSQFTLRLRHLQQNVPQYESGQDVSENQLISALRFVASLEQMRQLQPLLNYQTDIDAGSPEAQMQAQRQLRAIELTLKALVARVWPDQHPLNSFLKQHFGADRLRRWLKLGEGRDALDGMLFSELALMVVDKKLFVRHFTQIFNDTSVLTLFVEPRLTLRMFLDDCRLARNGIIAQQSLSSVQLMLLNYQYRQITHPVQRAFEERRIRINPASYLESDESLIRQFWITAKQKAEQTGEDKQEIADSIDPPEKRVQRTAEEREQLISSMLWVAVGVMVLMISLGAFWLFSSPAPQAPAGQSVDIVQEEPRRDAPSARDAVTRMGISWDAFTMRAAIDRNDTRVTSLFLQGGMDWKLAWTEQAFTAGNTAVLKLLLRYPSQMDEVQPCQQFMSTLSHAMSNGASLTSLHKSYLQSFCAKPDVVARQQYDAEQAELRARAEPSAENKKWQKIHTALYDAIN